A window of Pseudomonadota bacterium contains these coding sequences:
- the leuD gene encoding 3-isopropylmalate dehydratase small subunit, giving the protein MKKFTALSAIAAPLPIQNIDTDMIIPKQFLKTIKRTGLKEGLFFEMRFRVDGSKVEDFVLHREPYTRAEILVALENFGCGSSREHAPWALADFGIGSVIAPSFADIFYNNCFKNGILPVVLPREQIDILMQHAQSTSNTITVDLPSQTVRAGNHAFNFTVDPFRKHCLMNGLDDIGLTLEKNASIEAFEATRAATMPWLMGAGS; this is encoded by the coding sequence ATGAAAAAATTCACCGCCCTCTCGGCCATTGCCGCGCCGCTGCCGATCCAGAACATCGACACGGATATGATTATCCCGAAGCAGTTCCTCAAAACCATCAAGCGCACCGGCTTGAAGGAAGGGCTGTTTTTCGAGATGCGCTTCCGGGTGGATGGCAGCAAGGTCGAGGATTTTGTGCTGCACCGCGAGCCGTATACGCGGGCGGAAATTCTGGTGGCGCTGGAGAATTTCGGCTGCGGTTCCAGCCGCGAGCACGCGCCGTGGGCGCTGGCGGATTTTGGCATTGGCAGTGTGATCGCGCCGAGCTTTGCAGATATTTTCTATAACAACTGTTTCAAAAACGGCATCCTGCCGGTGGTGCTGCCGCGCGAGCAGATTGATATCCTGATGCAGCACGCGCAATCGACCAGCAACACGATCACGGTTGATCTGCCAAGCCAGACCGTGCGCGCGGGCAATCACGCCTTCAACTTCACGGTCGATCCGTTCCGCAAACATTGCCTGATGAACGGCCTCGACGATATTGGCCTGACACTGGAGAAGAACGCCTCGATCGAAGCGTTTGAAGCCACGCGCGCCGCTACCATGCCGTGGCTTATGGGTGCTGGGTCCTAG